From the genome of Salvia splendens isolate huo1 chromosome 7, SspV2, whole genome shotgun sequence:
GTATATGAGCTTCCCAACCGGACATTTATCTTCTTTGATCTGTCAACTCTGCACTCTCTATGATCTGCAATCCATAATTGTGTACCATTAGTGTGTCTGTTGGCTTGCAGTCCAATAGCAAGCCAACCCAATAGCCCAATTTATGTCCGGATATCTAATCTGCAAGCCAGCCCAATAGCCCAATTTCTGTCCGGATATCTAAAAATGTATTTCTTCTGCCTCATGAAGATCCCTTCTTCTGACCTTAGTATTTCTTCCTCAAGAAGTATTGAGGTCTCCTTGGAATAGGTTCTTCTTGAGCACTATTTCTATGTCCCTctatttttcctattttatcaatttatcattaAAACTTGCATTATTCATAAATGAGACTATTGTTTGTGATCATAGGGTGTAtcaagactattttttatgatcAGAGAGTATCAGACATGAGTCGATCTCAACCgataatttccacaaaagatgtACCCATGAGTGGTGGGGAGTAGGATGCctatattataaataaacatTTGGATAAACGCGTGggaagcacttagaatgaattGGGGCCACTTAATAATGTTGGACCTTATTTTTCTTCAGTGTGGCAGCCCACAATTATTGGGCCCATAAAACCCACTTCTTACATTAATCATGCTAACATATCTGGATACTGAATATATTCTCCTTAATAAAGTCACACTACATGGTTTTCCTCTCAAAACTCATTATAACAAATCTAAAATAGCAGAACTTATGGAGTTGTCGAGTTGATGACTGAAAAACACTATATTTGTTGCACTGATGAATTGCTTCTTCGTTTAGTCCTTTATCTATAAACTTTTACATGTTAGGTTAAAATTTGGCTTTTCTAATGTTTTAGCGTTGAATATTCGTTTGAAATATATCTTTGGCAAATTGGCTTGAAAGATTTATAAGAATTTTATTTAAACCCTCTCATATATGGTTCATATAGTCAGATAAGAAATCATTAattatttgtgatattttaATATAGGGAGAATCCTTGCTCTCACGTCAAGTGGTATAGTGAACAGTTTAATGAGCCCAATAACGTGGTTAAAGGAATATGCAAGCTGGCCCATTTTGTCTAGGCCCATCCCTAATTGGAATTACCGCTTCGTTTCCATGTGAGTTTCAATCTTCATTCTTCACTTGGCCCACATCTAGTGAGAGAAACGATACACAATATACTTTCCATCCATAATTAAATGTCGCATATATCTGTTCTGCAtaatttttaagaaattgtttaactttataaaataatgtggatataaaaagttagtgctattttcatatattgattttttaataaaatattaatagaatGAGTTAACAGAATCATGACTCACCTACTAAATATAATAAGagtgaaatgaaatatttattattggacagaaaaaatgaaaaaatgaaatatttaatgaCGGATGATTTATATGCACGGCTGAACTGTGTGCTCAATATATTATTACTGGAGTTGCAAATGTCAATGGCTTTATAAACATTGAAGTAATGtgaattcataatttaaaaatcgACCTTACATTCATAAAATATGAAGGTCGTGTATGTAATTGAATTCTTTATTGATGGTTCAATATAcgttgattaattaaaaaattataacgAAGACAGTCAAAGAGAAATTTGGAGAGTTGtttaaaatcacaataaattcaaaattggttaaaatatgagtattaataataaagaaaacaaatcagTATCAAATGTTGATATTGATGTATATTCCTTCCATCGGTCATTAGAATTCCCATTTTTCTGAGGtacaattttaagaaatgttaagaaaaatgagtgtgaaaaaagttagtagaatatgagtccacttgtatatattagttttaaatgaaatgtgagttgaaTGAATTAATGTAACATGAGACCCTATTACTATTTACTACTCCCACGGTTTCCTCATGGTTGAAGTAAAAAATTTCGGCACGAAGTTTAAGAAATGTACGTTTAATGtattaagtaaataaataaaaatgtaatacAGAAAAAAGTAGTGAGAATAaattagaaagtgaataaagtagagagaataaaataaaagagaataaagtaaaagggagAAAAAATGTTACCATATATAGAAATGAACGAATTATGAGTgaactttaaaaaatagaaaaataactcaAATATGAGGAAACGGAggtaatataataaaaatgaaccGAGACTGAAAGGAAATATCTATATTCAATAATCAATAAAATCGATCCTTAGTGGCTATAAATCCAAGATTAGACTAGATCAATTGCAACCACCCAACTTCATTTGGATCATATGCAAATTTGTATGCACTGACTTAATTACATATACGACAAATTCATAGTTAAATGGAGTATGATGCAATTAaccataataattaatttatttaagacCTGTTAAAATGAGAATCAGCAGCGTCGGACACGTGGCACCAAATATTCTGGTGGGAATCAGTTTAACTGAGCTTGAGTAGATGCCCGTTGACATTGGTGTCGCCATTCTGAAAAACCCTGATCTCATGAAATTACCCCTTCAATTTCTTCCCCAAATTCATTCATACGAAAAAGATGCTATGTTCTGGTCGAATTCTATCCATCTCTCACTCCACCACGCCGTTTGATTCATCGGGATCGAGGCGGTATCTCCACAGAAAGCTCCAACCCATCGTGAAATGGCCGTCCAAGGCGTCGGACGCCGGCTCCTCCTCCTTTTCCGCATCCGATGATAAGACTTCCGTTCCGTAAGGGACACGAATTGAATTGTTTTTTCGTTTATTTGTTGTTCTGTTTTTTcagtaatttttttctatttttcgtgATTGATTGggatttattctgattttatacAGCTTTTGCATAATAGAAGGACCCGAGACGGTTCAGGATTTCGCAAAAATGGAATTACAGGAGATTCAGGATAATATTCGAGGTCGGAGAAATAAGATATTTTTGCTAATGGAAGAGGTACAaaaattttgttgaatttggaacCTTATATTCTGCTTGAAGCtttgaaaattatttaatgtatCTATTATACTTTCACATAAATTGATAGGTTCGTCGGCTTAGAATACAGCAAAGGATTAAAAACACCGAGCTTGGGATTGTAAAAGAAGAGCAAGAAAATGAGCTTCCAAACTTCCCATCTTTCATTCCGTTTTTACCTCCTTTGGTAAATGCCTAATTTCGCATTGTCTTGTCTATATTGCATTAACAGCTGAACCTATCTTCAGACAGTGGCATCTGATAATTGATAAGTATGTTCTGTGCAGAACTCCACAAACCTTAAGCAGTACTATGCTACTTGTTTTTCTCTTATAGCGGGGTTCATGCTTTTTGGCGGACTTCTAGCACCCACTGTAAGTTCTAAGGACTCTTGCAATACTACCAACCCACATTCATGTCACCTTAATGTTTTTTTGGGCATTGTTAATTTGCGTTGATCCTGCTAAAAGTTGTGAACCAGCTATAAACTCTATACAATGAAATCTTTCTAAATAAAATAACTGTATATATAGAAGGGAAGAGAGTCAATGTTATTTGGTGTAGATCGGGAAAAGACACTTTTTTTATTCACGATCCGGAAAAGGCACTTGCAACTTGTAATTATGTGACAACTCTTTATGCTATgatattgtttctttttttcttttgacaaGTAAGAAGTCTATATGTACATAAATTTTCTTGTGAAGTGACCCTCCTGACCCCCACCCCAACAGGAACCTCTCCCATATAGTTTCTTTTCTCTTGAAGTGTGATTGTGAGCTCCTATATAGATTCGTTTCTCTAAGAATTCAAATGCACTTTCATCTTGACTTCTAGTTTGTGCATATAATTTATGCAGTGTTCCTGTATTATCTTCAGTTTACTCTTACTCCAGTCAAGCATGCTATTTCCTTGTATTTGGGACAATTTTTTTCAGCAGTGTCCTCCAATAGAATTCTTTCAAATTTTTCACCATAAAATTTTCCCTTTCCATATGTTTTATGCATTTGTTATGCAACAGCACTAAAATATTGTCCATGTAGTATGATTCTTGTGACCCCCATTTGTGTAGTATTCTTCAACAGCCGGAATGGCTTCAAATCATTGTAATACCTTTTACTGCATATTTCCAGCTGGAGCTAAAACTTGGAATTGGAGGGACTTCATACAGTGATTTTATCAGTAGTATGCATCTTCCAATGCAATTGAGGTATGGTTCATGGATTCTTGATCACCTTAGCAGTTAGCATGTTTAGATGGTGCAGTGTGTTCCCCATTCTCTATATCTGGCTTTCCTTCTTCTTACTAGGGTCATGATTAGTTTAGCTGTACGATCACATGAGCTGGTCATGGAGCCTAACTGCATGAAAATATCAAAGAAAGAATGTATGATCAGTTAGAAATGTGACTACTGTATGCAAAATTTCTCTTTTCGTCCATGCTCGTATTTAAGAATTATTGGGCACTTTTGTCTTGCATGTCTCTGCTAATAACTTCTGTGTAACAAATTGTCCAGTCTTAATAACTGATCTTCTTTGTTTATTAACATACCCTGGGGACTTTAGAGCTCTCTAAGGTACTCATTTTCCTTCGTGAGGTTTTACCtacaaaatttatttctttttttttgttactgCACAAGTGTAATCTACTGTTGGAAGGGTTATTAATTCTTGAGTTTTCTTCAAAttgtttgtgtttctttttgttGTTGATTTGGAGTTCAAACATTGGCTTCTGCTCCAAAGTTCTTACTTAGAGAATTATCTCTATGAACTTTGCAGTGAAGTTGATCCCATTGTGGCTTCTTTCTCGGGTGGAGCAGTTGGAGTAATATCTGCTTTGATGGTGGTGGAGATAAACAATGTAAAGCTGCAGGAGCATAAGAGATGCAAGTACTGTCTCGGCACAGGTAGTAAATAGATGTCATCTGTGTTCATTATGTTACATACTACATGAGGAAGAAATCTTACTTTCAGTGTAGTATTGAGGACAGTGTAACATTTAACCACGTGATACTTTGCTAGGACTTATGCTTCTctagagggggggggggggggggggggaggggtGTGAGATATGATATTGACTCTATAAAGGATTGAGTATTAGAAGGTACATGGTCAAACAAGCTAAAGAAAATTTTAGTCCATCAACGTATATTGTGGATTAGACTATTATTTTATGAATCTTAGCAAAGTATATAACCTAATATAAAACACCTCCTTAAGGTTTATTACATCCAATAAAAGTGGAATGATACAGGGAAGATTGCTTACacaaattatgaattttatgaGTGGATATCAGTTGGATTTACATAAAACTCAAGAATATACAACATTCAATAAAAAGATAATtaccaatgttatcaaatagcggatatggcggcgccatggcgctatggcatggcgttctgTGGTGGAAATGCCATAGCAACATggcgctgccatagcaccgccatatccgccatttgACGACATTGCGTGTGTACCCCatttaggaatggggcattatgcaagaaacatggatgttAGAGctgtattttatgctttattaattgttttaagagttttagacgttatatttttgttattttccaatttttgaattatgtataaataataagtattattttatttatttaattattgaccgccatatccgccatactaatacgccatatccctgtggcggtttttaggcgaaccgccataagccgccatacgagattgataacactgATAATTACCACAAAAAAAGGAGCGATGCTTTTTCATTAGACTTTCTTCCCTGCACTACTTTGGTAAGCTGAATTTTCCAGTTCAGCAGTACTTTGTGCAGTCAGCTACATTTATTTTCACAAAGTACCTTGTCCTGTTATTGGCAAGCAGCCTAAATttctatttaaaatttaaactaGCTACATACAGCTGAGAATGTTGTTGGTGCTTATGAAATATGCTTTCTTACAGGATATCTTGCATGTGCTCGTTGTTCAAGTACTGGCTCTCTTGTTCTTATTGAGCCAGTCTCAACTTATAATGGTGGGGATCAGCCATTGTCACCACCTAAGACAGAGAGGTGCTCCAATTGTTTGGGGGCAGGAAAGGTACGTTCATAGGGCTTCAGGTTGACATTGATATTCCCTTTTCTGATGACAGTGCCTTGTTTCTGTTATCAGATAGGGTAAATGGACTGCTTGAACAATATAATGATTCACAAAGGGTTGGCATTCTTGACCAAAAATATGTTACTAATTGTTAAGATAAGATAAGATAAACCCATTAGTTTAATGTTATAATCATAGTATGCCTAGAATATATAGTGGAGGTCTGTGAATCTGCTTTATTTTGTTAGATTCCCTTAAACCATTTATGTCAATCTCAGAAAATATCTGGTTTAGTTGTTAATATACTTTGAGGTTTGAAGTTAGTGGATTGCTATATTGTAAGATAGCTGACCAGAAGAATACAGATAATCAAAGAAGAGATGTAAGAGATCGAATTCTGTCCAGACAACTAATATTCTGAGATGGACACTCTGGCACACCGATGCACAATGCATCCGCCTTAATTGAATCCTAGTCATGACAACTAAACACTAATTGGGGATTGATGAGCTCTAACTGAATTTAATTAGGGTGGTTGCATCCATATGATTTGGATTCACACGAGTTATtctcttactccctccgtccaataaTATAAGGCCaagtttgaccgggcacggaaTGTAGTGGAGAGTGAATGGAAagggttagtggaatgtgggtcctatttttatatattagttttataatgaaatgtgactgaaataaagttagtggaatgtggggtccattaccaaaagtagtaaaaaagcaAATGGGACATTTATTCGTGGACAAACGAAAATGGGCGAAATGAGAcgtttattggtggacggagggagtatattgcaAGTCATTACATAGGAAAGTTGGTGCTTGGACTGCCAAATGTAGTTTTTCTCATGTGTCTTTTTGCAGGTCATGTGCCCTACCTGTCTATGCACAGGGATGGCTATGGCGAGTGAGCATGATCCAAGGATTGACCCCTTCGACTGATTTTCTTGGAGGTACGACTGCTAAAATGTGAATCTTTTCATCCTCCACAATTTACCACATTTGATCCTAACGTCGTCTGAGATATATCTATCATTGAGTTAGGTTAGAGTCACAACCTGCATAGACTCTTTGGACTCAGTTGTAAAATATTGAACATTCTCTCGCATGAATTGAAAGACAGAAATCCTACCTTGGGAGTGTGACTACAATATTTAGATACAAACGTAATGACACTACATGTATGGTGGTTGCAACTGGAAACACATTATAGCTCGTTGAATGTTCTGTACCTTTATACCTAATGTTCTGTTGGTTCTAACTTTAAATCCAACTTCACTTTTATTGTAAATAAACTAGTGTATCGTTCTATCTCAGAGTATCCATTCACCCGAAACTGATCTGCTTACATTTCTACTTCCGTATCAAATAGGAAATGATCCTCTGAATCATAGAACTACAACAAAATATAGGATCAATCAACATTTATCAAAGAGAACTTAACAAAAATCGACCCAAAAATTCACAGTCAACAAAACATAAAGGTGTGTATAGTATAGACATGGATctaagtataaataaaatattattaacaaAAGGAAATCCTAAATTCTCACTCGTATATCTTCAAATTTGAGCTTTCTTGTAACACCCTTTCCCTTGTTATCTACTTGCACTACATTCttcctcatcttcttcttttgctGTAAGCAcacaatatatcaaattaacAGGAAAAGGCTATCTAactattaaattgatatatgcAAACTACATAACCAACATACCTGGATACAAATCAATAAGTAAGGTACAAAAGTAGATTAAAATGCACAAAAAAGttttaaaagaagaagaagaatctgTGTAGCAATAATCTGAGAAATCAGAGGTCTGGACCTCATCCTCATATGATTCTTATATCAATTTACTGGTTTCCATGAGTAAATTTTGTAGTGTATGTTTtttcaccaattttttttactagcAAAGGTTTTAAAATAGTTCAAATCTGTACAGAAGCAAAAGGAGTGTATGTATATTTATACTAGTTGTCCTCACGTGCAATGCACGGACTATCTATATGACAATATTTTAACTAtaagtactaaattaaatactactataagATTAAGCAGAAtaactttattcattttcataaatagttaaaatgttaCACTTGtggaaaaagtagaaaaaatatccatacattttttattacaacacaaaaaaataaaattttgttgtGGACGAAAAGAATTAGGCTGACTAAAAATCAAGGTATTATTATCGATGGCCTAATACACCCTCCATAATTTCAATTCCAAATTTTACTCTTGTTACTGATTGAATTGATTGAAATACCTGATTGCAAATCAATCAAGCCAATCCATTTTTTTTGCGGACTAtcttatttagtttttttttatggaGTAATTAATAGTATCATTTTCCATCATTTACCATAATTTATTAACTgtgtactcccccgtcccattaaatataaaatattaattttttaacaaGAGATTTTATGTAGAGTTGTTTTGTTAGTTAAGTGGACagaaattaaagtaagagaatataaaaaaaatactcatttcatttattaattgaAGTTTCATTTGCCTTCTTTGCCTTCAACCCTCAATTATCATTTtgttaaatttgaaaaataaaaaatgataaatatgatTTGTTAAACAAAGTTAAATATTAAAGTCCAATGTAGTGGtaatatgaaaatgaatttgaagaaagtgTGCAGTATGTGTGCATGTGTGCAGTATGTGTGCAGTGTTTGTATGTGGAATTGTGTGCCTGTCTGTGTTGTGTTTATGTAATGTGCCCCAATTATATAGTAACTATTTTGAATTCTAATAATTTAGTTTTGATACGAGAGGAATTttaattggaattggaatttaattccaaatccaaatattttgcaGCATCATATTTAGATTTAAGAATTGAGCATTAAATGCTTATTGCCATCTTACAGATACATTAGCAAACCAGCTTAAATCTAACCTGACACAATAAATACAAAGTAACCGAATACGGAAACTATGCTGGGTTACGCGGACAATTAACGCGTTCACACTACTAAAATATGAAATGAGTTTGAACCCACTCAGCAATTCAAAATTAGGGAATAATCGAATCTAGTTACACAAAAACGCATAAACGCATCAAATCGCCGATTACCCTTAGAGCTCCAGAAACCGAAGAAACCCTTATGGCATATACAGCAAAAAAAACTCAATAGCATTAACTGGAACAAGATTAAACAAAGAGAATTTAACAAAAATCTACCCAAAAATTCACTGTCAACAAAACATAAAGGTGTGAAACGAGTGTAGGTATATTTATACTAGTCGTTCTCACGTGCGATGCATGGACTATATGTGACAGTactttaactaaaaaaatactaaattaaatattactatatttCAAATCTGTGTCGGAGCCAAAACTAGTGTAGGTATATTTATACTAATTGTTCTCACGTGCGATGCACAAACTATTTATGACAGTATTTTAACTATAAAATGCTTAATTAAATAGTGCTATAACTAtaaaatacttaattaaatagtactatagTTCAAATCTGTATTGAAGCCAAAACTAGGTATATTTATACTAGTTGTTCTCACAAGTGATGCATAGACTATATATGACAgtattttaactaaaaaatcctaaattaaatattatactaTAAGATTAAGTAGAATGAAATATAACTGATGAATACATAATAAATTTATCCATTTTCATAAATAGTCAAAGTGCTATACTTAtggaaaaagtagaaaaaaatctTTATATTTCTGATtacaacacaaaaaataaaatttttgttGTGGCAGAAAAGAATTAGGTTATGACTAAAAATataagtagaaaaaaaaatctttacaTTTCTGATTACaacacaaaaaacaaaatttttgtTGTGGCAGAAAAGAATTAGGTTATGACTAAAAATCAAGGTATTATTGTCGATGGCCTAATGCACCCTCCATAATTTTGATTCCACATTTTACTCTTGTTACTATTGAATTGCAAATCAAACATGCTGAAAGAGCAGGGTAGTGTTGTGAAGGTAGGTTTGTGTAGTTAACTGATCAGGATGAGACTCCTAACCTAGTCGTGTCGTTGGCACGATGACCTAAAATCCCGGTATCAAtaatttcctcaacccacttctactgttagtatagtggatgtaagggtcgaatcccatagAGATGGATGAATGCAAattgtgattgtggtgataatctggagagggttggttagctaccacgctttgggttgagattttCCTAACTTCTAACTTACAAGTAACCTGTACTCTTGATGTgtctcgtttcatgcatgtgttctgtagtaaaactacatcaaatttTGTAAACTAACAATCAATTTTGAGCTGTGTGTGTGAAAAACCGTCATATTCAGAAAAAGGAGCAAATCAGTTGAGCGGACGAACGGATCAAAAAAAGAAGGCAAAAACTGCAGCGTTGAGTTGATCGAGTCAAGAATCAAATGGAGCCAGCAGGAGTTCCTCATGGGAGATAGAGCTAAAGACCCCACCACAAAATGTGAAGGGCAGGAATGACATTTCGGAGAGGATGGTACTCTAGGGATCAAAGCCCTACGtctctctatataaaggaagccCAACACAAGAAGAAAGGAGTCCCAGCCGTAGGTAGAAGGGGGGTCTCAAACTCACTTAGTTAGAATATCTttaggaattcagctctcttctagggctgaaatcggagctcttgcacttcatcttcttgattcacgttgcacacacacacttggtcctgTTTAGTTTAGTCAGTTGGcgtttggtgttggtttttaGTTCTTAATCATTCTGTTCTTGCTATTCCGCTCCGAGAAGGGGGGATGAAACAATGTACTGCTTTCGTTGCCCACTTTTAGTTTACTTTTGGTGTTGTTGACGCTTTGATGTTTTTGATTTAGTAAATTTGAAGTTATGTTTCCGCTTCCAGCTGATGTGTTCTGTCTTCATGTCTGATGTTTCTGATCTGTTTTCGGTTCCTTTTTATGTCGCATGTCTTAACTCAAAAAtatcttgttttgttttgatttggtcAGATCTGATGTTTTATGCTTGAGAGTTTTTAGGTtgtttagatctagtagtttatgttttatttctgcatgattatgggttaGTTTCTTGTTTACGTAGCCGTAGCTTAgatcttaggagtagatttaatttttatgagttgttatgatgtttgattTTTCGTAACTGTTCAGATCTGTTCTTTGCTCTGTTTTCCATGTTGATTTGGTAAATAAGATGAAGTTGTCAAAAAGCTTTTACTTTATTGTACACTTTGCAGGGGCTAACAGTCCCCCGTTTATGCTAtttgtccatttatggaaagttcagttaagttgatcaagtagattagTTAAGCTTtcatgagttgatcagtttagttagtttagtttctCGAGTCAAGaagtttaacttaacccaccccctagaaagcgtggccgcagccattTCCCAAGCCATGTCAAGCAAACGAATGttaaacacatcatctctgtgggatcgatccttacttccctatactagttaatagtattgtgggttaagttTTTGAAAACACGTGTTTTAAGCTTTTCCATGCATCTCACTCAAGTTGGATTAAGTTGAGTTGATCAGTCTGAATCTCCACTGGACCCACTTACCTGTTTTCACAGGTAGAAGGCCTACAAATTGGCCAGCCGGATCAGTTTGACAATCTAACTTGAGCAAGCTACAACGATAAAACAAGAGAATGAAGGAAAGGACAGAAGAAGCGAGTTCTCAactctactgactgggaagACTATCTCTTATCTGGGTTAGATGGTGTATGTGAGAGAAAAGAATTACCCTACTGGAGTGCATGTGAGAAGTAgaattttactaaaaatggttAAACAAAAGCTGGAGCGAATATCCTAACGAACTGGCTGATGCACTGCCAGATCTGCAGAAAGGACTGACAAAAGCAAAGTACAAAAAGTAAAGTAGCTGAAAAAGCATAAAGTGGTCCACAATTTCAGATCCATTTGttatcttctccaacaagtatgcAATTCAACAGAAATAACCAGACTCCATTAACATCAACTCGACaacattttttataataataatattcagaattaagaactgagatgagcagATTAAGACCGATAATCTAAAACTAAACAAACTGACTAACATGCAAGGTGACGATAACTACGTAGAAACAGATCTTGAGCCGTGAACTACAAATTAAACGGTCGATCAACCAGAAAATTACTTAACACTTCAGATCTAGCCTACTCTAGAACATTCATGCATCAAACACTTAGAAATTTATGCTAACTACTGGATCTAACTATTCTAGGCAGAAGGAAAAATGATTTCAACCGATAGATAAACAAAAgcaaattttatttcataagagCTAAATATCAAAGCACAATACTTCGGAAACATGGTAGAAGTTCAGATTAAACGGTAAATCCAAAGGAAATAACAAAATACGAGTTAAACtactaaagcaaataaagattgttttgccccACGTGCGATGAAATGATGTTCTAGCGAATTCCGACGactggaggaggtggtggtgaaCTTTCCTCGGCGGTGTGCCGAGGTCTTCAAGTGATCATAACTGgcggcgaggaacgagaagtaTCGGAGCTAGTCTCCGCGATGAAGGCGGTTTCTAAATGTGAGCTGGTGTGACTTCGTGTGTGTTTCTTTCTTCATGTGACCTTCTATtcatagggtggcttgccctaaaaTTAGGGTTGTATCTTCCTTGTGCATTGTCGCGTTTGCCCCCGTTAAGTAGTTAGCCGTTTCCTAGCAATccttccttctccatctcgagccttttggcatgcatcctggtcagtattacACCCTTCTATTGTTCTTTTCACTTGAGTTTCCTGACCATTTCCCTGCTGACTTGTACCCTTTCCTGCacacttgatgcactttttattagcactaaataaacctgcaagtatacatagtatatatagtatagctaaaggtcagtaccagatatcgaacacagggaaaacaatcacagattggctaccttctactaagctttgttcactatttggaaaaccgaaagttttggagattttgaaaactaaaaacagtttgaaatcaataaaacaactaattgcaaataattaaagaagtaaaatatgagagataagagaattcaagggatgtgcgttcacagttatggttatacaaattccaactacaataccctagcacagtttatacttcgatagaacgagtcacataagtttttccCATATGGTACAAgtgtagattactaacactagtgTTGTCAATCCTACATCCGTAACTcttaaaagctcctaagacccttgaaaagtcctcactctcaattaacagtgtcgttttaagggaaactaattgtagtgtctactaagtggatctaactcgccaacctcctctcacgattttgtagcaagttatattaaatcatcacagaatgtgtcactcaaatgtgaagtattatggaacaacttaggaaagaaacgaagtaaaaacaaaacggatattaaatagaaaatggaattatataaccaaagtcgttactaacacatccctaaaatcgtatgaatttagttac
Proteins encoded in this window:
- the LOC121742657 gene encoding protein ORANGE, chloroplastic-like, which produces MLCSGRILSISHSTTPFDSSGSRRYLHRKLQPIVKWPSKASDAGSSSFSASDDKTSVPFCIIEGPETVQDFAKMELQEIQDNIRGRRNKIFLLMEEVRRLRIQQRIKNTELGIVKEEQENELPNFPSFIPFLPPLNSTNLKQYYATCFSLIAGFMLFGGLLAPTLELKLGIGGTSYSDFISSMHLPMQLSEVDPIVASFSGGAVGVISALMVVEINNVKLQEHKRCKYCLGTGYLACARCSSTGSLVLIEPVSTYNGGDQPLSPPKTERCSNCLGAGKVMCPTCLCTGMAMASEHDPRIDPFD